The following proteins are co-located in the Amphiprion ocellaris isolate individual 3 ecotype Okinawa chromosome 7, ASM2253959v1, whole genome shotgun sequence genome:
- the usf1 gene encoding upstream stimulatory factor 1, producing MKSQQKSPEPDGSVTVNEEGSVATAEDPAAIATIQSAATFADQPIKYLFKTEGAGGQVTYRVIQVSDGQLEGQTDGAAAVSLVAGFPATTQAVTQAVFSQSEGLEGDGSTETQYTYYPATIADATTGTMVTTVQASDTLLGQTTPTGQLYVMMSPQEVLTGSNQRTIAPRTQPYIAKQEAPRASRDEKRRAQHNEVERRRRDKINNWIVQLSKTIPDCNVDYTKTGQSKGGILSKACDYIKELRQSNLKLGEDISVLDRLRIDNQLLRQEVEDWKSKNQILRNLLRQHGIVGSSTTDSQ from the exons ATGAAGAG CCAACAGAAAAGCCCCGAACCAGACGGAAGTGTTACCGTCAACGAGGAAG GGTCTGTAGCTACAGCTGAGGATCCAGCAGCCAttgctaccattcagtctgctGCCACCTTCGCTGACCAACCCATCAAATATCTCTTCAAGACAGAAGGAGCAGGAGGGCAG GTGACCTACAGAGTGATCCAGGTGTCAGATGGCCAGTTGGAGGGTCAGACGGATGGAGCTGCAGCCGTCAGCCTGGTCGCTGGTTTCCCTGCCACCACTCAGgctgtcacacag GCAGTCTTTTCCCAGTCAGAGGGGTTGGAGGGAGATGGCAGCACTGAGACACAGTACACCTACTACCCTGCCACCATAGCAGACGCCACCACCGGCACCATGGTAACCACAGTGCAGGCGTCTGACACACTGCTGGGTCAGACCACACCCACAG GTCAGCTTTATGTTATGATGTCACCCCAGGAGGTTTTGACGGGATCTAATCAACGGACAATCGCACCTCGCACTCAGCCATATATCGC AAAGCAGGAGGCTCCTCGGGCCTCAAGAGATGAGAAACGACGAGCGCAGCACAACGAAG TTGAGCGCAGGCGCAGGGACAAGATCAACAACTGGATTGTGCAGCTTTCAAAGACCATCCCAGACTGTAACGTTGACTACACCAAGACAGGACAG AGTAAAGGGGGGATCTTGTCCAAAGCCTGCGATTACATCAAGGAGCTTCGACAGAGCAATCTGAAGCTGGGGGAAGATATCAGTGTTCTGGATCGTCTCAGGATTGACAACCAGCTACTCAGACAGGAG GTAGAAGACTGGAAGTCCAAGAATCAGATCCTGAGAAATCTTTTGCGACAGCATGGCATTGTGGGATCATCCACCACAGACTCCCAGTAG
- the gkup gene encoding glucuronokinase with putative uridyl pyrophosphorylase isoform X2, whose protein sequence is MRQLFTEVYLVTNADKYKHYERWATANDFPVENVINDGSTTLEDRLGAVADLELVIRSRKLQDDIMVIAGDMLCADQNFDIAQVIRFFRSKPGELIIYYELEESEKSSSRGIVEVCSDTNRITRFMEKPQDGTTSRLASVVFYCIQRDTLSYMSEFLNLQPQATDRSFGRFWEWLINEKQLDVFGMKLPTGFQLIGQVGLSDYTKWLTHYSTKQHNNSAIPITCRSYARVGLMGNPSDGFNGKTIAMSISNFWAEVTLVESQTLVLLPHPLNDPTEFGSLQDLFCISRKEGYLGGLRLLQATCKKFYQFCSKQGIALTKQNFTLKYDTNIPRQVGLAGSSAIVSATLKCLMKFYNITDSDLPKPVRANFILNVETDELFITAGLQDRVVQVYEGLVYMDFSKKLMEEQGYGNYVPLDMSNLPLFWLAYLSDPSDSGRIHSNIRQRWLSGEPAVVEAMQSFAELTDQARVALKDRDWSCLARLMDQNFELRRSVYTDDCLGPGNLKMVQLARQFGSAVKLPGSGGAVVGLCLDQARLVEMRQAFQEAGCVFCVIAPYNPSASSVGGQR, encoded by the exons AT GCGACAGCTGTTCACAGAAGTGTATCTGGTCACTAATGCAGACAA GTATAAGCATTATGAGCGCTGGGCCACAGCTAATGACTTCCCGGTggaaaatgtgataaatgatgGCAGCACTACGTTGGAGGACCGTCTCGGTGCTGTGGCCGACCTGGAACTGGTCATACGCAGCCGCAAGCTGCAGGACGACATCATGGTG ATCGCCGGAGACATGCTGTGTGCAGACCAGAACTTTGACATTGCTCAAGTTATTCGCTTCTTCAGATCAAAG CCTGGAGAGCTGATCATTTACTACGAGCTGGAAGAAAGTGAGAAAAGTAGCTCCAGAGGCATCGTGGAGGTTTGCTCTGACACCAACAG GATAACTCGCTTCATGGAGAAACCGCAGGACGGGACAACATCCCGCCTGGCCAGTGTGGTGTTTTACTGCATCCAGAGAGACACGCTGTCCTACATGTCTGAATTCCTCAACCTACAGCCTCAAGCCACAGACAGGTCCTTTGGGCGATTCTGG GAGTGGCTCATCAATGAGAAGCAGCTCGATGTGTTTGGTATGAAGCTTCCTACTGGCTTCCAGCTCATTGGACAAGTG GGCCTGTCAGACTACACCAAGTGGCTCACCCACTACTCCACCAAGCAGCACAACAACTCTGCTATTCCAATCACATGCCGCTCATATGCCAG GGTCGGATTAATGGGAAATCCCTCAGACGGTTTTAATGGGAAAACCATTGCTATGAGCATCTCTAACTTCTGGGCCGAGGTCACTCTGGTGGAGAGTCAGACTTTG gtTTTGCTCCCTCATCCACTCAACGACCCCACAGAGTTTGGCAGCCTGCAAGATCTGTTCTGTATCAGCAGGAAGGAAGG GTACCTGGGAGGTCTGCGGCTGCTGCAGGCTACATGTAAGAAGTTCTACCAGTTCTGCTCCAAACAAGG TATCGCTTTGACAAAGCAGAACTTCACACTGAAGTACGACACCAACATTCCTCGGCAAGTG GGGCTTGCTGGAAGCAG TGCTATTGTCTCAGCTACTCTCAAGTGTCTTATGAAATTCTACAACATCACAGACAGC GATCTGCCTAAACCAGTCCGAGCGAACTTCATCCTCAACGTGGAGACAGATGAGCTGTTCATCACTGCTGGCCTGCAGGACAGAGTAGTGCAG GTCTATGAAGGTTTAGTCTACATGGATTTCAGCAAGAAGCTCATGGAGGAGCAGGGCTACG GGAACTATGTACCTTTGGACATGAGCAACCTTCCACTGTTCTGGCTGGCCTACCTGAGCGACCCCAGTGACTCCGGACGCATCCACAGCAACATCCGACAGCGCTGGCTCAGTG GGGAGCCGGCGGTCGTGGAGGCCATGCAGAGCTTTGCTGAGCTCACTGACCAGGCTAG GGTGGCTCTTAAGGACAGAGACTGGAGCTGTCTGGCACGACTGATGGACCAGAACTTTGAGCTGCGGAG GTCTGTCTACACTGATGACTGTCTGGGTCCTGGGAATCTTAAGATGGTTCAGCTGGCGAGGCAG
- the gkup gene encoding glucuronokinase with putative uridyl pyrophosphorylase isoform X1: MICILLVAGHGTVLETQIKNDDTGLYSHLTGVPKALLPGTGGKKILDFWWETVNMRQLFTEVYLVTNADKYKHYERWATANDFPVENVINDGSTTLEDRLGAVADLELVIRSRKLQDDIMVIAGDMLCADQNFDIAQVIRFFRSKPGELIIYYELEESEKSSSRGIVEVCSDTNRITRFMEKPQDGTTSRLASVVFYCIQRDTLSYMSEFLNLQPQATDRSFGRFWEWLINEKQLDVFGMKLPTGFQLIGQVGLSDYTKWLTHYSTKQHNNSAIPITCRSYARVGLMGNPSDGFNGKTIAMSISNFWAEVTLVESQTLVLLPHPLNDPTEFGSLQDLFCISRKEGYLGGLRLLQATCKKFYQFCSKQGIALTKQNFTLKYDTNIPRQVGLAGSSAIVSATLKCLMKFYNITDSDLPKPVRANFILNVETDELFITAGLQDRVVQVYEGLVYMDFSKKLMEEQGYGNYVPLDMSNLPLFWLAYLSDPSDSGRIHSNIRQRWLSGEPAVVEAMQSFAELTDQARVALKDRDWSCLARLMDQNFELRRSVYTDDCLGPGNLKMVQLARQFGSAVKLPGSGGAVVGLCLDQARLVEMRQAFQEAGCVFCVIAPYNPSASSVGGQR, translated from the exons ATGATCTGTATACTGCTGGTAGCCGGTCATGGCACCGTTTTGGAGACACAAATTAAG AATGATGACACAGGCCTGTACAGCCACCTGACCGGGGTACCTAAGGCCCTGCTTCCTGGCACGGGAGGAAAAAAGATCCTTGACTTTTGGTGGGAAACGGTCAACAT GCGACAGCTGTTCACAGAAGTGTATCTGGTCACTAATGCAGACAA GTATAAGCATTATGAGCGCTGGGCCACAGCTAATGACTTCCCGGTggaaaatgtgataaatgatgGCAGCACTACGTTGGAGGACCGTCTCGGTGCTGTGGCCGACCTGGAACTGGTCATACGCAGCCGCAAGCTGCAGGACGACATCATGGTG ATCGCCGGAGACATGCTGTGTGCAGACCAGAACTTTGACATTGCTCAAGTTATTCGCTTCTTCAGATCAAAG CCTGGAGAGCTGATCATTTACTACGAGCTGGAAGAAAGTGAGAAAAGTAGCTCCAGAGGCATCGTGGAGGTTTGCTCTGACACCAACAG GATAACTCGCTTCATGGAGAAACCGCAGGACGGGACAACATCCCGCCTGGCCAGTGTGGTGTTTTACTGCATCCAGAGAGACACGCTGTCCTACATGTCTGAATTCCTCAACCTACAGCCTCAAGCCACAGACAGGTCCTTTGGGCGATTCTGG GAGTGGCTCATCAATGAGAAGCAGCTCGATGTGTTTGGTATGAAGCTTCCTACTGGCTTCCAGCTCATTGGACAAGTG GGCCTGTCAGACTACACCAAGTGGCTCACCCACTACTCCACCAAGCAGCACAACAACTCTGCTATTCCAATCACATGCCGCTCATATGCCAG GGTCGGATTAATGGGAAATCCCTCAGACGGTTTTAATGGGAAAACCATTGCTATGAGCATCTCTAACTTCTGGGCCGAGGTCACTCTGGTGGAGAGTCAGACTTTG gtTTTGCTCCCTCATCCACTCAACGACCCCACAGAGTTTGGCAGCCTGCAAGATCTGTTCTGTATCAGCAGGAAGGAAGG GTACCTGGGAGGTCTGCGGCTGCTGCAGGCTACATGTAAGAAGTTCTACCAGTTCTGCTCCAAACAAGG TATCGCTTTGACAAAGCAGAACTTCACACTGAAGTACGACACCAACATTCCTCGGCAAGTG GGGCTTGCTGGAAGCAG TGCTATTGTCTCAGCTACTCTCAAGTGTCTTATGAAATTCTACAACATCACAGACAGC GATCTGCCTAAACCAGTCCGAGCGAACTTCATCCTCAACGTGGAGACAGATGAGCTGTTCATCACTGCTGGCCTGCAGGACAGAGTAGTGCAG GTCTATGAAGGTTTAGTCTACATGGATTTCAGCAAGAAGCTCATGGAGGAGCAGGGCTACG GGAACTATGTACCTTTGGACATGAGCAACCTTCCACTGTTCTGGCTGGCCTACCTGAGCGACCCCAGTGACTCCGGACGCATCCACAGCAACATCCGACAGCGCTGGCTCAGTG GGGAGCCGGCGGTCGTGGAGGCCATGCAGAGCTTTGCTGAGCTCACTGACCAGGCTAG GGTGGCTCTTAAGGACAGAGACTGGAGCTGTCTGGCACGACTGATGGACCAGAACTTTGAGCTGCGGAG GTCTGTCTACACTGATGACTGTCTGGGTCCTGGGAATCTTAAGATGGTTCAGCTGGCGAGGCAG